From the genome of Brassica oleracea var. oleracea cultivar TO1000 chromosome C4, BOL, whole genome shotgun sequence:
CGACCTCTCTGCGTCGCTCCGGTCAAGTCGCTCTGAAAGGGTGTCACAGCGACTTCACGGTGTCGCTCCGGTGAGGTCGCTCCCATGCACTGCTCATCCAATGATCACCTTTTTCCCCTATTTTTAGCTCCAAATGCACCCAAATGTCTCCAAGAACTCCATGTGGTACTCCAATACCTGATAAGGACTCATGTTTGCAAAATGCAACCTAAATATGGCTAAATTGTAGTCTATATGATCAAAATGCACATGGGTGAATGGATAAGACAATGAAAATATGCAAGATATCAATTCCTAGGACATTAGCTTGTTACAAAATCATTCATATTCTTGTTTGCTTAGATTAAGGAAGCTTGTGTATTCTTGGTGTTATAGATCATTAGTTCCTTGTGGATTTGATCCTAAAATGCTACAATGGCATACCATTCGATTGTGGTATTGTTGGCACATTAGGTTAATTGGTGTGTGCTTAAACGCATAATCAGTGTGGGGCACCGGAGGAATCAATAAACCATGTATTTTTTGAATGTCCACCGACGATACAAGTTTGGGCACTCTCAAACATCCCATCAAATCCAGTTGTTTCTCCTTTTTCATCATTCTTCGCGAATATGGATCATTTGTTTCGGAGAGTTGTTCCACAAATGGAGGATCATCAATTTGCTTGGATATTATGGTACATCTGGAAAGGACAAAATAATAAAGTTTTAGAAATATAGATATCGATCCCAGGGACACTTTGAAATTGGCAGAAACGGAGTCTCTATTGGGGACTGAAGCTCATGTTACACTGACACAAAAGGTTTCCCAAAATACAGACGTAGATGCCACAAACCTGCCAATCATTCCAGGTATATGGTGTTTTACGGATGAGTCATGGAAAGATCAGGAGATTTTTCAGAACATGGATGGTATAGTACTTTGGAAAGTTTTTGATGCGTCACCCCTTCACTCGGGAGTGGAAGCTCTCATTTGGGCATTGGAATGTATGCGGAATTTACGTCACTTTCAGGTCATATTTGCAACGGATTGTTCTCAACCGGTGAAAATGGTTTTGGAACCAGGAGAATGAACAGTTTTTGTAAGTTATTTGGAAGATATCAAAATCCTGAAGGAAAGTTTCCACAGCTCGAAAATAATTTATGTACCCACAACATAGAATACACGGGTGGATTGTCTTGCACGTAGTGCCACTAAGCAGCCGTCTTTTGTCGTTCACATGGATTCATAGTTACCAATTTGGTTTGTAGAGTCTTAGGAGTCTGTTTTGTTGATAACAAAAAAAACATACGAGTATAAAGTCTTATTTAATAGATAACCATATTATTTAGTTAATATCATTTAAATTTAATTATATACAATAGAAAATAAGTGAATATGATGATTGTTTGATTTATTTATCATAAGAAGAGTGATTATTTTGATTTATGTGTTTGTGCCAATTTAATTATATATGTAATAGTTACTTGTTTCTTAATTATTTAATATATATTTATTATTTATTATTTTATAATATGTAAAAATGCAACATAAATAATAGTGTACGTAAAAAGATTTGTATACCGAATGTAAATTTCGCCTGAATGTAAATTCCGCGCAAGCCGCAGATCTTAACCTAGTATAGTGCTAAAGTTATATAAAATAAGATATTAATATTTTAATTCATTTTTTTTTTGGACAAACCTCAATTTTATAGATTCTTACTCTCTACAAATAGAGAGAGTGTTCATACAACATGATAATAAAGCCATCATGGCCAAATAACAAGCTATTACAAAGAAGCAAATACAACATATTAAGATAGGGGCATACAAGACGCTTAAGCAACTAATGTCGTAGAGAAGTCCTCTAATCTCATCGAACATCAAGTTGGAAAGTGAGATGAAGTCTTGGGAAATAGAGACCACGATCAGTGATATAAATCCCGAGATTGAAACAGCAACAAGTGCACAATTAACAATCCTTAACATGGCTATAAAGCCTTTGATTAGAACTTCAGCATTTGAAGTATCTCTAATCTTCAACATTGAACTCCCTGCAACACAACAACATAAAGTGGATGATAAACAGAGGGAAACAAACTCCATAGAGGAGGAAAGTGGACAGTAAACGTCCAACAGAACCCGATTCACGGGATGAGTGGTTATGTAAGGCATCAATCCAACAAACTGCCACACTTGAACCCAAAAGGATTTGAATACCACAAATTTAGGACTGCATACTGCAATAAAGGGACTGCATACTACAGTAAATAACCGCACCAAAGTGAAGGCGAGAGACATAGATTTAACACGAGAGAAGCCAAGATACCAACCAATAAATATCAACTCATCACCCATGATTAAGTTAGAAAATCTAGATAACACATGTATTAATGGGTGAGGCATGGAGCAACTGGTGGTGATGGGGATAGTGCAACCTGTTGTTGAAGCCACCAACACAGTGACAAGCATAATGAACAGGAGTGAAGGGTATATGGACTTGCTGGAAAAATAAGGTCATGACTCCAATCAAGGCACCGACAAAGAAATAAACTGCATACTGCAGGATACAAGCACTTGGAAGCAAAGACTTTGTCACCAATGGACACCAGAGAAACAACACCGTCACCGGTAACAAACGCCAAATTCAACAACAAAGATTCCAAATCTGAAGTTCTGGAAAGCGCTTGAGCAGGGTCGAAGGATGTGTCGAAGAGCAGAAGAAACACGGGACCGAAAGATGCGTCATGAGGATCTGGTGGTTTTGGTGGAGAGAGGACTTCAAGCGGCACAGGAGGAGGCGTACATGGCGGCGGATCGGAAGGAGGACGGAGATGCGACGAAGGAGACGGAGGACGGAGATGCGGCGGAGAGGACGAAATCACCAACGGAGCCATGACAGGAGTGCGCTGCTTCATAGGGTGGAAGACAGAGTCACCGAGCTGGAATTGCAGAGAAATCCCATAGAGGCGGCGGCACCTAGGGAACCGGGTCAGAGAGAGTCTTTAGGGCGAACACCACAGAGTGAACATATTAACATTTTAATTCATATACTGACCTAATGGTACTAGAATAAAATATATATGTATATAAATATTTATATTGATAACTCTTGGATTACAATCATTAATCAAGGGCTATAGTCTAGCAGTTTGTTTTAGTGGAAAAACATTGAAGTACACTTTGTCCTTAAAATATTACTTAAGCAGATATCATAAGTCTAATCATTAGTAAGGTGAAGCAAATAATTTGTATAATTCCAATATATATTTATATGTAAGCATCAAATACTATGCGTAAACCTACATCTAGATTCACACATCGAATAACTAAGAAGAAAATGTCATTCATATAAAATCAAACACTAGTTATTGTTTCCAGTGAATCAGACATTAGATAATAATAGTGCGAGACTAAAATATTTTGATGGTATATATATATATATATATAACATAGATCGTCGATTACAAAGTTTCAATCATGGGGTCTTGCATGCTCCAAGAACAGTAAAGTTACGGTCGTTTTCTATCAATAACTTAGAAACATCGGAATCAATCGCCTAAGTCCAATTTGTCTTTAAATAGCCACATTTTCAACCTCAAAACTATAGTCATTATTATTTTCACATTACTTCTCGCGTTCAAACACTTTTAAACCTAAGTAAGCATAGTATATATATTTTTATTTATTTTGATATGGCAAAGACCCTTCGTGTAATTTACCTTTTCCTTAGTATTCTCCTTTTCTGCGAATTCATCGACGAGGCGCAGGGTAGTCGTTTGAGGTGTCAGCATCCACAAGATTATTCATGCAAGAAACGTTCAAGTCATCATCATCACCACCATCATCATAATCATCATCATTATCACAAGGATAATCCGAATGAATCAGAGGGTCTGCAACGAAGAATCAATACGACGAGGGACAAGGATCTTTACCGTGTTGATGCTTTCCGGCCCACCGCGCAAGGGCACAGTCCCGGTGTTGGCCACTCGATCAAGACTTGAGAAATTTGAAGTTCTTAATAATGGTTTATTGTGATCTATATATCCTGCTATTTGTCATTTTTGTAAAAAAATAGATTGTGTTATTTAGTCTCGAATCTCTGCCATTTCTAAATTTTATATTTTCTATCAGTGTTTGTATACATCTCGCGCATGATTCTATTATTTACAAGAGGCTATTTCATATAGCCAAAACAGAATTAAAAAAAAAAAACTCGATCTCGATATATACTCTCGGGCTTATGTATGCTGTATAGAGATATTTCTTGGAATCATAGAATGGTTCAAGACCAATAAAAAAAAGTAAATGTAAAGAGGATTCACAGCTACGTTAACTTTATGTCTATCCGATACTTTTACACAATAATAAAAAATTTGAAATGCAATATACAAAAATTTAATGATGGAGCTGTAAGTTTCGTGTATCTACAAGATGTTTTCCGACGTATACAAATAGTGTTGGAGTTAGGCACTTAACTAAAGGTTAGTACATACGTCAATTTCATTTAGATAACTGTGTTACAACTTTAAGATGAGTTAATCTTTGATATTTCATGTTTTTTTTTTTTGAAAATTAGATATTTCATATATGTCTGATCGTTTATTCATTATTTAATAAGAAAATATCTTCCAGTATCAGCCATACACCAATCCCTTGGATTATGAATAAGGGTAGTAGGTATATTTCAATTTCTTTTAGTAAGATATCTACAAGCAGTGAGGAATCAACATCAATAAAAAGAAAAAAGCTTTGTAAATTTGAAATAACACAACTCAAAATGATTGATTGTGTGCAAATGTTATCTTCGATAGGATTCACAAAAGGAAGGGCGTGTATCAAAAGCATATAAATATCTAACTCGTGTTTAAAGAAATTATACGTGTTCAAAGAAATTATACGTAGATACATCTCATATATTCTTAAAGTTTCCGAGAAAGTTATACACAAAACATAGAGAATCTTGGAAGTGCACAGGTTAGGTTGCCACCGTTCACGACCGGTCCAAGTGGATACACAAATTGTGTATGATTTACTGCTCTCTATTTTTTATAAGCCAGATTGTTTTAAAACGTTACACGAGGTTCTATTTTAGAAAAGAAGACAAAATTTTAAAAAGGATCTAGAAAAAATTCATTTCTTGTGATGAAAGTCAGAAAAAGCAGCTACCGTTTTCGTTGAAAATATAAAAAGATGTGGGGCCCGCTTCACTATTTACACAGTAAATTTCTCTTCTATATAAACGATCGTTTCGATCATTGTAAACACACCATTCCTTCTTCTTCTAATAACACATCCTCTCTTGTTATCAGTATTATCTTCTTCTACGGATATAAAATTTTGCCCTTATTTAAATTCCCGCGATACAATAAAATTTCAGTTCTTTTTATAACATGTTATCAGCACGATCACTCTGCGATTCGGTAAAATTTATTTGTATCATTTATACCCTGTTATAATGGTCGGTATACCGCCTCTACTATTATTTATATCATGTTATAATGGCCGGAATACCGCCTATATTATTTACTAGTAATTTAATTTATTTATTGGTCGGCCGAGCCGCCTTATATCCTGTTTATTATTTATTGGTCGGCCGAGCCGCCTTATATCCTGTTTATTATTTATTGGTCGGCCGAGCCGCCTTATATCCTGTTTATTATTTATTGGTCGGCCGAGCCGCCTTATATCCTGTTTATTATTTATTGGTCGGCCGAGCCGCCTTATATCCTGTTTATTATTTATTGGTCGGCCGAGCCGCCTTATATCCTGTTTATTATTTATTGGTCGGCCGAGCCGCCTTATATCCTGTTTATTATTTATTGGTCGGCCGAGCCGCCTTATATCCTGTTTATTATTTATTGGTCGGCCGAGCCGCCTTATATCCTGTTTATTATTTATTGGTCGGCCGAGCCGCCTTATATCCTGTTTATTATTTATTGGTCGGCCGAGCCGCCTTATATCCTGTTTATTATTTATTGGTCGGCCGAGCCGCCTTATATCCTGTTTATTATTTATTGGTCGGCCGAGCCGCCTTATATCCTGTTTATTATTTATTGGTCGGCCGAGCCGCCTTATATCCTGTTTATTATTTATTGGTCGGCCGAGCCGCCTTATATCCTGTTTATTATTTATTGGTCGGCCGAGCCGCCTTATATCCTGTTTATTATTTATTGGTCGGCNNNNNNNNNNNNNNNNNNNNNNNNNNNNNNNNNNNNNNNNNNNNNNNNNNNNNNNNNNNNNNNNNNNNNNNNNNNNNNNNNNNNNNNNNNNNNNNNNNNNNNNNNNNNNNNNNNNNNNNNNNNNNNNNNNNNNNNNNNNNNNNNNNNNNNNNNNNNNNNNNNNNNNNNNNNNNNNNNNNNNNNNNNNNNNNNNNNNNNNNNNNNNNNNNNNNNNNNNNNNNNNNNNNNNNNNNNNNNNNNNNNNNNNNNNNNNNNNNNNNNNNNNNNNNNNNNNNNNNNNNNNNNNNNNNNNNNNNNNNNNNNNNNNNNNNNNNNNNNNNNNNNNNNNNNNNNNNNNNNNNNNNNNNNNNNNNNNNNNNNNNNNNNNNNNNNNNNNNNNNNNNNNNNNNNNNNNNNNNNNNNNNNNNNNNNNNNNNNNNNNNNNNNNNNNNNNNNNNNNNNNNNNNNNNNNNNNNNNNNNNNNNNNNNNNNNNNNNNNNNNNNNNNNNNNNNNNNNNNNNNNNNNNNNNNNNNNNNNNNNNNNNNNNNNNNNNNNNNNNNNNNNNNNNNNNNNNNNNNNNNNNNNNNNNNNNNNNNNNNNNNNNNNNNNNNNNNNNNNNNNNNNNNNNNNNNNNNNNNNNNNNNNNNNNNNNNNNNNNNNNNNNNNNNNNNNNNNNNNNNNNNNNNNNNNNNNNNNNNNNNNNNNNNNNNNNNNNNNNNNNNNNNNNNNNNNNNNNNNNNNNNNNNNNNNNNNNNNNNNNNNNNNNNNNNNNNNNNNNNNNNNNNNNNNNNNNNNNNNNNNNNNNNNNNNNNNNNNNNNNNNNNNNNNNNNNNNNNNNNNNNNNNNNNNNNNNNNNNNNNNNNNNNNNNNNNNNNNNNNNNNNNNNNNNNNNNNNNNNNNNNNNNNNNNNNNNNNNNNNNNNNNNNNNNNNNNNNNNNNNNNNNNNNNNNNNNNNNNNNNNNNNNNNNNNNNNNNNNNNNNNNNNNNNNNNNNNNNNNNNNNNNNNNNNNNNNNNNNNNNNNNNNNNNNNNNNNNNNNNNNNNNNNNNNNNNNNNNNNNNNNNNNNNNNNNNNNNNNNNNNNNNNNNNNNNNNNNNNNNNNNNNNNNNNNNNNNNNNNNNNNNNNNNNNNNNNNNNNNNNNNNNNNNNNNNNNNNNNNNNNNNNNNNNNNNNNNNNNNNNNNNNNNNNNNNNNNNNNNNNNNNNNNNNNNNNNNNNNNNNNNNNNNNNNNNNNNNNNNNNNNNNNNNNNNNNNNNNNNNNNNNNNNNNNNNNNNNNNNNNNNNNNNNNNNNNNNNNNNNNNNNNNNNNNNNNNNNNNNNNNNNNNNNNNNNNNNNNNNNNNNNNNNNNNNNNNNNNNNNNNNNNNNNNNNNNNNNNNNNNNNNNNNNNNNNNNNNNNNNNNNNNNNNNNNNNNNNNNNNNNNNNNNNNNNNNNNNNNNNNNNNNNNNNNNNNNNNNNNNNNNNNNNNNNNNNNNNNNNNNNNNNNNNNNNNNNNNNNNNNNNNNNNNNNNNNNNNNNNNNNNNNNNNNNNNNNNNNNNNNNNNNNNNNNNNNNNNNNNNNNNNNNNNNNNNNNNNNNNNNNNNNNNNNNNNNNNNNNNNNNNNNNNNNNNNNNNNNNNNNNNNNNNNNNNNNNNNNNNNNNNNNNNNNNNNNNNNNNNNNNNNNNNNNNNNNNNNNNNNNNNNNNNNNNNNNNNNNNNNNNNNNNNNNNNTAAAAGTTCAAAAGGTCAAATGATTGGTTTTGCAGATGCAGGTTATTTGTCAGATCCACACAAAGCTCGATCCCAGACAGGATATGTTTTTACAATTGGAGGCACCGCCATATCTTGGCGTTCTCAGAAGCAGACACTTGTTGCTACTTCTTGAAATCACGCTGAGATCATTGCACTCCATGAAGCAAGTAGAGAATGTGTATGGCTAAGATCAATAAGCCGACACATCTGTTCAAGCAGTGGGATTAACGAAAATACGGAGCCAACTATTCTATATGAAGATAACGCGGCATGTGTTGCTCAAACGAAGGAAGGATATATCAAAAGCGATAGAACCAAACATATACCTCCGAAGTTCTTCTCATACACTCAAGAGCTCGAGAAGAATAAAGAGATTGAAGTAAGATATGTTCGATCATGCGACAATGCAGCCGACCTCTTCACAAAATCACTCCCTACCTCGGTATTCAGAAAACACATCCATAACATTGGGATGCGCCATCAGAAGGATCTATGACTGTTCATTCGAGGGGGAGCTTACGTAGTTGTACTCTTTTTACCTTACTATGGTTTTTCCCATTGGGTTTTCCTGGAAAGGTTTTTAACGAGGCAACAAAGACGTTAAGCGAGAGTGGATAGTGACACCGGTCCCCAAGGGGGAGTGTGATGAAAGTCAGAAAAAGCAGCTACCGTTTTCGTTGAAAATATAAAAAGATGTGGGGCTCGCTTCACTATTTACACAGTGAATTTCTCTTCTATATAAACGATCGTTTCGATCATTGTAAACACACCATTCCTTCTTCTTCTAATAACACATCTTCTCTTGTTATCAGTATTATCTTCTTCTACGGGTATAAAATTTTGCCCTTTTTTAAATTCCCGCGATACAATAAAATTCCAGTTCTTTTTATAACATTTCTTTCATTATTGGCATATTTTTTAAAGGAGTATCTCAGCTCTTTAGTGTTGATATAATTCTAATATGTAACTAATATTTAAATATAATAAAAACATTCACAAAATGACATATATATATGCAGACTGTATATATGTTAATATCTCATGATTTGCGAACAATTGCGACTAGTGCTGAAAAAGACACTCTTTCCTTTCATAGATACTGAGAACAAATGCGACTAGTGCTAAAGGAATTATCATCTCTTTAAAGATATATGTATTATGTATTATGTATTATGTAAACGTGGTTACAAAAAAGTATCTTTAATGTTTGTTATCTAATGAGGTGGCGAGGTTCGTATCCAAGGAATGGCATGGTAAATGGAGTATGTTATAATTACCAGAAAAAAAATTGTATATATTAGTTTACAACTATTAAGCATTTAACTAGTAGCATGCAATGCAACTATATATATTATATGAAAAATTATATATATGTAAACAGGTAATGTTTATTTTTTATTTTGGGGGCAAAGTTCTGATTGATTATTAGTGTTTCAAAAAGATTACGATAAGTATCAGCAGAAAATGTTACCTTAGCCTAATGATAGTAGTGGAATATAGACTTTTTGGTGCCGTGATTACTGGTGACGATACCAACTTATATTTTCCCAATATCCAGAAATCATACCTAATATATATCTCAATCTGGTGTCGTGACGACTGAT
Proteins encoded in this window:
- the LOC106340111 gene encoding uncharacterized protein LOC106340111 codes for the protein MKQRTPVMAPLVISSSPPHLRPPSPSSHLRPPSDPPPCTPPPVPLEVLSPPKPPDPHDASFGPVFLLLFDTSFDPAQALSRTSDLESLLLNLAFVTGDGVVSLVSIGDKVFASKCLYPAVCSLFLCRCLDWSHDLIFPASPYTLHSCSLCLSLCWWLQQQGVQC